The segment TCCAAGTCGTCCAGAAAACGACCTCCTTCGGATGCTCCGCAACGGCCGATTCAAGGCGGGCGAGGGCCTCGTCGGTCTGGCCGTCGATCTGAAGGCGCTGAATCTCAAGCAGGGCGAGGGCAGGATCATCCTTGAGGGCCTCGATCGTCCGGGCGTCGTTCAGGGCAGTTTCGAAGCGGGACCAGGAGCGTCGGCTTGCCGGCAGGGCGGCTTGCTGGGCAAGCAGCGAGCGGAGCAAGGCAACGCGCAGGTCGATCGACTCGGGACTCTCGGCAATGGCATCGCGCAGCTCGGCCAGAGCGCGGTCGGCCCCCTCGGGAACCAGGGCCTGAACGAGGGCAAGCCGCACCTCGGGATTCTCGGGGGCCAGCTCGACGGCGGCGCGCAGGTCGTCGAGGGCGGCGGCCCGCTGGCCGAGCTTCAGCTTGCTGTCGGCCCGCAGCAGCAAGAGGCTGGGCTTCTGCGACGCCATCAGCCCTGGCTCGGCCCGGTTGAACGAGGCGATCGCCTGGTCGTGCTGCCCGGCGGCATGCTGCCACTTGCCGCGGAGCATCTCGTAGCTTGACACCCGCGATTCGCTCACGACCTCGCCGAAGCGCTGAACGAATACGCCGGCCCCGGTCAGGTCGCCGGAGCCGATCAGCACGTTGGCCAGTTGCCAGATCAGGTCCTCGTCCTGCGTTTTCAGGACCGCGTCGCGGAGCCGTTCGATGGCCTGATCGGTGCGTCCCCGGCGCTGGTCGATGCTGGCGCGAATCAACGCGACCTGAGGGAGAGCCTGGTGCAATTCGGAGAGCCGATCGAGGAACGAGCCGGCCTGGTCCAGCTCGTTGCGGGCCAGGGCGTCGCCGGAGGCGGCAAGCATCACCCGCCGAAAGTTCGTGGAATCGTCGTCAGCCTCGGGAATCAGATCGGCGGCGCGGGTCAGGGCCGCCGAGGCAAGTTCGGGCTGATCGGACCCGAGAAAGACGTTGTATCGGACCAGCCACGTGTCGACGGAGTCCGGCGCCTCGCGAACAAGATCGTCCAGCACCTCCTCGGCCTTCTCCGGATTGTTGAGCCTGTCTCGGTAAAGGAGGGCCAGCCGTTCGGCGCTGATCGCGTCGGTCGGGTCCCGTTCGAGGGCGTTGCGATAGGCTTCGATCGCCGGTTCGATCGGCCGGTTCGTGCCCCCGAGACCTTCCCGGGCCAGGCCGAGCAGTCGGTAGGTTTCGGCGTCGTCGGCCCCGCGTCGAATCAGGTCTTCAATCACGGTTTCGGCGTTCGAGGAGAAGTCGTTGGCGACGCTCTCCTCGGCGGTGGCGGCTGGACCGCCGGAGCCGCGAATGTAGAGTTCGGCCAGCCACTTGCGGTTTTGCTGGCGGTCGGAGCCTTCCAGGTTCCCATCCGGATCGAGCCGAAGCAGGCGCTCGTTCTGGCGAATGGCCGCGCGGGAGCGGCTGGTGTCCCCTTGCTCCAGCACGGCCTCCGACAGCAGCCGGGTAAAGCGATCGAGCATCTCGACGTCGTTGGGGTGTTTCTCCAGGAAGCGTTCAAGGTGGCGCATGGCCATCCGAGGCTGGTCCTTCTCTACCAGCGTCTCCGTCTGGCGGATCAACTCGGTTCGGACCCGCTCCCGGAAGATGCCGGCGGCAAAGACCCCGCCAATGACGAGCACCAGCACGATCACGGTCGTGCCGATCACCGCCCTGAGATTGACCCGCTGCGTTGTCCGCGATCGTCCCACCTCGATCTCCTTCATCTCGTGGCGTTGTCAATGCTTGGGGCTGGGCGTCGGGTGCCACCTGGGGCCAAACACCACCGAATCGACTGGACTCATGCCGTCCTCGCTTCGTCGGCGAGAACCACAGGCACCGAGGCACGATTACCGGGCTCGAATCGTCCGTCGGCCCGAACCGATCACGTCCGAGGCGATGGAACGTCACCCCTGCCGTCCGCATCGGCCCAGGATTCGCGGGTGGTTCGCGCTACTCTGTTACGATCGTAGAGCATTCCCGGGACATTGTCTTTTCCCAAATTTCTCAGACAGGGCAGATTCCTCCCCCTCGATCGACGCGATCGGGCCACTCTTCAAGATCCCAGAGCGTTCTCACAGCGATGGAAGAATGGAATGATTGGGGGGATTGGGGTGATTTTTTGAATTCTCGGGGGTTGCGGGGTAGAGTGGAATTGTCGGTCGGAGCGAACGATCGACTCCCGATCGGGACGAACGGAACGACCTCGACCGAGGAGCAAGCATCGTGATGATGACATCCTTGACGTGTGTGGCAGCCTTGACGGTCCAGGTGGCCCTCGGAGGGCTGGGATTGTTCGACTGCCTCAAGAAAGACCGACACGAGTTCGGCGGGACTGACTGCTGCCTGCGTTGCGAATCGGAGGTGATCAGGGTTCACAACCTGCTGGAAGTCTTGCAGCATCACGTCAGCGTCTCCGAGCGCGTCAAGGCAGCTCGGGCGCTCCGAAGCTACGACTGGCAATGCCACCCGGAAGTGGTTCCGGTGCTGGCCGACGTCTTGCTGATCGACTGCGAGAAGAAGGTGCGCAAGGCGGTTGCCGAAACCCTGGCGAAGCTCCACCCCTGTGACCCGACCGCCCAGGTGGCGCTGGAGCAGTCGGCCATCAGCGACCCGGACTTCTGGACCAGAAAACGCTCCCGAAAGGCGCTGGATCGGATCGAGCGAGGCTGTGGGGCCGACTGTTCGGTCTGCGGGCCGACCTCGGTCGTCGGCACTCCGCTGCCGGTCGAGTACGAGATCGAGCCGGAGCTGCTCCCACCGTTGCGGGCTCCTCGGGTCTACGGCGAGGTGCCGTATGATCGGGTCGCGCCGCTCGATGGGCGACGGGTGCCCAGCCTGCCGCCGCTCGGCGAGTCGGTCCCGGACCGATCCGACCTCCCCGTCCTTCCCGATCCGAACGCGCAGCCCGAACTCTTGCCCCGGCCGATCGAACCGTTCGGCGACGAGCCGCCGGTCGAGGTCGTCCCTCCGGCAGCCTTGCCGGTCCCCAGCCCGCCGTCGGTGTCGCCGTTTGGCGCATCGCGCAACGACGAAAAGCCCTCTCGACGTCCGGCCCGTTCGGCTGGGCCGATCCGGATCTTCACGATCGGCCGACCGAGGTAATCTCCGCCGCCTGGGGTCGCGACGACCCCAGGCACCTCCGCACCCTCAAATGATCGCGGTCGCGCAAGCGGCCTCGCGTCAGCAGTGCGACCCTCCCCCCTTCGACCGCCGCAAGTGGTCGCGGAAGGCGTGGATCAGGCGGCTTTGAAAGCGGTAGGGGTTCCAGACGACCGCGACGGTGCGCGTCGGCTTTTGCCCCGAGAACGACCGATAAACGCGCCGATCACTCTGGTCACACTCGCGCGCCATGGCCGGAATGAGCGAGACGCCATGCGACAGCGAGACCAGCTCTTGCACCATCGCCAGTTGGCTGGTGCGTTCGACGGCGACGGGCTGGAAGGATCGCTGACGACAGAACGACACGATTGTGTCGGACAGGCAGTGGGCCTCGTCGAGCAAGACAAACGGAAACGCTTCCACATCCTTGATGCGAATCTTCTCCTTCTCGACCAGGGGATGATCGGGGGGAAGGACCAGCAGCAATTCTTCCTCAAACAGTTCTTCAAATTCGAGATACCTGGCGGGAACGGGCAAGGCAAGGATGGCCAGATCAATCTCCCCCTGGGTGCAGCTCTTGAGCAAGGCGTCCGTCGTGTGTTCCTGCACGATCAGCGTGGCCTTCGGAAACGCCTGAGAGAACTGCCGGAGGACCCCCGGAAGGAAGTAGGGGGCGATGGTCGGGATCGCGCCCACCCGGACGCGACCGCTTTGGCCGTCGTCCGTAATTTCCGCCTTGGTGTCTTCAAGAATCGTGAGCACCTGTTGCGCTCGGGCTTGCAACAAGGTGCCCGCGTCGGTCAGGCCCACGGACCGGGTCTTTCGTTCGAAGACCGGCTGGCCGAGTTCTTCCTCCAGTTTCTGAATCGACCGGCTCAACGCCGATTGCGAAATCGACAGGTCTTCCGCGGCTCTCGTGAAGTTCTGCCGTTCCGCAACCCGGAGGAAATACCGCAACTGATCGAGGTCCATCATTCACCTGAGCGGGCCATGCGTCTGGTGCATCGGAGCGAGAAGGAAAATGCATTGGGATTATGGGCCTCGCCTTGCCATACTTCAATGGTCGAGGTATGCGGGCCGATGAGGGCAACCTCGAACACCTCGTTGCAGCACTCGATTCGATGGTCGTGCGAATCGTCGACCGAAAGGAGATCGCTGATGACCTTGCGGACCCTTTACCTCTGTGGAGCCGGGGCGTTGCTCGTCACGTCCGTTGGCTTTGTTCAGATCCCCGCCGTACCGACAAAAAGTGTCGATCAGCCTGCCGAAGCCAACCCCAATGCGCCGGTCGCCACGGTGTCTCAGGTCGATGATGCCCAGGGGATTGCCGCCTGCCCGGTGATGGGCAACGTCAATCCTCCGCAGGCCCGGAACACTGCCGCCGGGGCGATGTCGAATGGCGACTGGTGGCCGAACCAGTTGAACCTGGCGATCCTTCATCAGAACTCCCAGAAAAGCAATCCGATGGGAGCGGACTTCAATTACGCCGAGGAATTCCAGAAGCTCGATCTGGAAGCCGTGAAAAACGACCTCCGTGAATTGATGACCACCTCTCAGGACTGGTGGCCGGCCGACTATGGGCACTACGGCCCGTTGTTCATCCGGATGGCCTGGCACAGCGCCGGCACCTACCGCGTCTCCGACGGCCGAGGCGGGGCCGGTTACGGCACCCAGCGGTTTGCCCCATTGAATAGCTGGCCCGACAACGCCAACCTCGACAAGGCTCGCCGGCTTCTTTGGCCGATCAAGCAGAAGTACGGCAACAAGATTTCATGGGCCGACCTAATGGTTCTGACCGGCAACGTCGCGCTCGAATCGATGGGATTCGAAACCTTCGGCTTCGCCGGTGGCCGCGAAGACGTCTGGGAGCCTCAGGAAGACATCTACTGGGGCCCCGAAAGCGAGTGGCTCGGCGACAAGCGATACAGCGGTGACCGTGAGCTGGAAAACCCGCTGGCCGCCGTCCAGATGGGCCTGATCTACGTCAACCCCGAAGGCCCGAACGGCAAGCCCGACCCGATCGCCGCCGCCCGGGACATCCGCGAAACCTTCGGCCGCATGGCCATGAACGACGAGGAAACCGTCGCCCTGATCGCCGGCGGCCACACCTTCGGCAAGGCCCACGGCGCCGCCAGTGCCGACAACGTCGGTCCCGCTCCGGAAGGAGCTAGCCTTCAGGAGCAAGGGCTCGGCTGGAAGAACAAGTACGGAACCGGCAAGGGAGCCGACACCATCACTAGCGGCCTCGAAGGGGCCTGGACCTCCACCCCGACCGAGTGGTCGAACGGCTACTTCGACAACCTGTTCGGTTACGACTGGGAACTGACCAAGAGCCCCGCCGGTGCCTGGCAGTGGACTCCGAAGGAAGAATCGGCCAAGGACACCGTGCCCGACGCCCACGACCCGACGAAGTCGCACGCCCCGATGATGTTCACCACCGACCTGGCCCTGAAGATGGACCCGGCCTACGGTGAAATCTCGAAGCGATTCCACGAGAATCCCGAGGAGTTCCAGCTCGCCTTCGCCAAGGCCTGGTACAAGCTCACCCACCGCGACATGGGACCCGTCTCTCGCCTGCTCGGGCCTGAAGTGGCCGAGCCGCAGATCTGGCAAGACCCGGTCCCGCCCGTCGATCACACCTTGATCAACGACGAGGACATCGCCGAACTCAAGAGCAAGCTGCTTGCCTCCGGTCTGTCGATCTCTGATCTGGCGTCGACCGCCTGGGCTTCTGCCTCCACCTTCCGCGGCAGCGACAAGCGCGGCGGCGCCAACGGCGCCCGCATTCGCCTCGCCCCTCAGAAGGACTGGGCGGTCAACGAGCCGGCCAAGCTTGCCAAGGTCCTGGCGACCCTGGAAACCATCCAGAAGGAATTCAACGACGCCCAGACCGACGACACCAAGGTTTCCCTTGCCGACCTGATCGTGCTCGGTGGCTCCGCCGCCATCGAGGAAGCCGCCAGGAAGGCCGGCCATGACATTCAGGTGCCCTTCGTCCCCGGCCGCACCGACGCCACCCAGGAAATGACCGAGGTCGAGTCGATCGCCTACCTTGAGCCGAAGTCCGACGGCTTCCGCAACTTCTTCGCCAGGGACATCGACCGGCCCGCCGAGGAACTCCTCGTCGATCGCGCCCAGCTTTTGACGCTGACCGCCCCCGAAATGACCGTCCTCATCGGCGGCATGCGAGCCCTCGCGACCAATTCCGGCAGCGGCCCGCTGGCCGATCTCGGCATTCTCACCGACCGTCCCGGCACCCTGACGAACGACTTCTTCGTCAACCTGCTCGACATGGGGACCGAGTGGGAGGTTTCTCCTATGTGTGAACACTTCTTCGAAGGTCGTGACAGCGCGACCGGCGACGTGAAGTGGACGGCCACCGCGGTCGACCTCGTCTTCGGCTCCAACTCGCAACTGCGAGCCATCGCCGAGGTGTACGCGAGCGAAGGTGGTCAGGAGAAGTTCGTCAACGACTTCGTCGCCGCCTGGACCAAGGTCATGAACCTCGATCGATTCGACCTCGATCCGAGCCAGCGATCGAAGCCGCAGGTCGTTGCCTTGCAGCAGCAGTGATCCTCGCATCGCATTAGAAGCAATTGCTATTCGCACGCTTTCAGGGCGATGCGACGTCCTGGAAGTGTCTTTGTTTGGAGTAGATCTTCCATCCTCAAATGATGCGTCACCGCGTAGTCCTGGGTGGCCCCGGTTGCTCGTCAACCGGGGTCGCGGAGCGACGAGCGGTCAGGGGGTGGCCTCCCGTCGCCTCTCGCGGTTGCGTCGCCCCGGTTGGCAAGCAACCGGGGCCACCCAAAGCAATGGGACAACGCATCTCTTGAGGGTGGAAGCGGTCCTACGCGAGAACGATTGGCGGTGGCGTTTGAGGCCCAGTTTGCCTTACCTCCCGTTCAGGACGCCGGTGGAAATCAGCCCCGGGTCTCGTGAAATCTTCTCGGCGAACGAGCCAAACGTGCGCAGGACCGATCGGGCGTCGTTGGCGGCGGCGTCGGCCGATCGGAGGACGAGGCGAACATCCTCGTAAAGCTGGGGATCGGAGACGAGGCGCTGAAGGGTTCCCTTCGTGTTCAATCGTCCCTGTCCGTCGTGCAGATAGGCGGTCAGCACGCTGATGTCGTAGGCAATTTTGTTGGCGCGGAAGAGGACCTGGCCGAGGTTCGTGCGGGGGCTGTCCCCGGGCCCGGCCTTCAGTTCGGCGGCGATCGGTTGCAGGTCGGCCAGCAGCACGTCGAGGCGCTGGGAGGCCGAGGCCACGCGGTTGAGCGTCATTTTCACCTGATCTTTCGTGGCGTCGTCGAAGGCCGAGTCGAGCTTCTCGGCAACGCTCCGAATCGTGGCGACCGTCGGCTTGATCTCAGCCTCGTTCTCCTCCAGCACCCGGCCGAGGTCGTTGGCCACCATCTCGATACTGCGGCCGGTGTTCCCCCAGGTCGTCAGAAACTCGTCAAGCGATTCGGCCTTGCCGACGATCTCCGAAAGGTTCGTGGCGGCGGCCTCGATGGCGACCATCGTGCTATCGGCCCGCTCGAAAATTTTCGAAGCGTCGGTCAGCAGCAGGAACGGATCGGTGGCGACCAGGCCGGTGATCCATCGATCTTCGCGGACGGCTTCGTCGGGCGAGTCGAAGGTCTTCAACGGCTCCGATCCGGTGCCGGAGATCAGGTCGATCGCTACGTCGCCAATCAGGGCCC is part of the Tautonia marina genome and harbors:
- a CDS encoding HEAT repeat domain-containing protein, coding for MMTSLTCVAALTVQVALGGLGLFDCLKKDRHEFGGTDCCLRCESEVIRVHNLLEVLQHHVSVSERVKAARALRSYDWQCHPEVVPVLADVLLIDCEKKVRKAVAETLAKLHPCDPTAQVALEQSAISDPDFWTRKRSRKALDRIERGCGADCSVCGPTSVVGTPLPVEYEIEPELLPPLRAPRVYGEVPYDRVAPLDGRRVPSLPPLGESVPDRSDLPVLPDPNAQPELLPRPIEPFGDEPPVEVVPPAALPVPSPPSVSPFGASRNDEKPSRRPARSAGPIRIFTIGRPR
- a CDS encoding LysR family transcriptional regulator, with the translated sequence MDLDQLRYFLRVAERQNFTRAAEDLSISQSALSRSIQKLEEELGQPVFERKTRSVGLTDAGTLLQARAQQVLTILEDTKAEITDDGQSGRVRVGAIPTIAPYFLPGVLRQFSQAFPKATLIVQEHTTDALLKSCTQGEIDLAILALPVPARYLEFEELFEEELLLVLPPDHPLVEKEKIRIKDVEAFPFVLLDEAHCLSDTIVSFCRQRSFQPVAVERTSQLAMVQELVSLSHGVSLIPAMARECDQSDRRVYRSFSGQKPTRTVAVVWNPYRFQSRLIHAFRDHLRRSKGGGSHC
- the katG gene encoding catalase/peroxidase HPI yields the protein MRLVHRSEKENALGLWASPCHTSMVEVCGPMRATSNTSLQHSIRWSCESSTERRSLMTLRTLYLCGAGALLVTSVGFVQIPAVPTKSVDQPAEANPNAPVATVSQVDDAQGIAACPVMGNVNPPQARNTAAGAMSNGDWWPNQLNLAILHQNSQKSNPMGADFNYAEEFQKLDLEAVKNDLRELMTTSQDWWPADYGHYGPLFIRMAWHSAGTYRVSDGRGGAGYGTQRFAPLNSWPDNANLDKARRLLWPIKQKYGNKISWADLMVLTGNVALESMGFETFGFAGGREDVWEPQEDIYWGPESEWLGDKRYSGDRELENPLAAVQMGLIYVNPEGPNGKPDPIAAARDIRETFGRMAMNDEETVALIAGGHTFGKAHGAASADNVGPAPEGASLQEQGLGWKNKYGTGKGADTITSGLEGAWTSTPTEWSNGYFDNLFGYDWELTKSPAGAWQWTPKEESAKDTVPDAHDPTKSHAPMMFTTDLALKMDPAYGEISKRFHENPEEFQLAFAKAWYKLTHRDMGPVSRLLGPEVAEPQIWQDPVPPVDHTLINDEDIAELKSKLLASGLSISDLASTAWASASTFRGSDKRGGANGARIRLAPQKDWAVNEPAKLAKVLATLETIQKEFNDAQTDDTKVSLADLIVLGGSAAIEEAARKAGHDIQVPFVPGRTDATQEMTEVESIAYLEPKSDGFRNFFARDIDRPAEELLVDRAQLLTLTAPEMTVLIGGMRALATNSGSGPLADLGILTDRPGTLTNDFFVNLLDMGTEWEVSPMCEHFFEGRDSATGDVKWTATAVDLVFGSNSQLRAIAEVYASEGGQEKFVNDFVAAWTKVMNLDRFDLDPSQRSKPQVVALQQQ
- a CDS encoding MlaD family protein, with amino-acid sequence MNERVMQFRIGMFVIVAGMVLTMLIVWFEAPALIQERHFVTVFFPEAPGVDRGIPVRKSGVRVGEVFAFTFTEPNQPEGVLVTLSLDPNYMIREGTTPRLGRALIGDVAIDLISGTGSEPLKTFDSPDEAVREDRWITGLVATDPFLLLTDASKIFERADSTMVAIEAAATNLSEIVGKAESLDEFLTTWGNTGRSIEMVANDLGRVLEENEAEIKPTVATIRSVAEKLDSAFDDATKDQVKMTLNRVASASQRLDVLLADLQPIAAELKAGPGDSPRTNLGQVLFRANKIAYDISVLTAYLHDGQGRLNTKGTLQRLVSDPQLYEDVRLVLRSADAAANDARSVLRTFGSFAEKISRDPGLISTGVLNGR